Proteins from a single region of Hypomesus transpacificus isolate Combined female chromosome 9, fHypTra1, whole genome shotgun sequence:
- the gpr61l gene encoding probable G-protein coupled receptor, giving the protein MEKSGQMFASPPNHTSRGLPTSQWGPHPTVPGEVGVVTSSQSEIKDLIGLFFMVTLNLIALLANAGVMVAIARAPHLKRFAFVCHLCAVDMLCAILLMPLGILTSSPYFGTVVFTVLECQVYIFLNVFLTCASILTVTAISVERYFYIVHPMRYEMKMSINLAMGVMLLIWVKSILLALVPLYGWPAYGPQSSIAASHCSLHWSHGRLRRLFAVLFSVVCFLFPALVIFTVYGSVYKVARSAALQQAPGSAWATSTSSSSSGNPTKRRSDSINSQTTIITAGRNLPQRLSPERAFSGGKAALTLVVIVGQFLLCWLPYFIFHLHLSFGASRQSPGDVEEAVTWLAYSSFAVNPFFYGMLNRQIREELVKFRRCCGSSRPVELGASGQEGSLQENFLQFLQKTGCSTSSPRNSLEQGARVPVQEARVPGQIPEEPG; this is encoded by the coding sequence ATGGAAAAGTCTGGTCAGATGTTCGCCTCTCCACCCAATCACACGTCTCGTGGCCTCCCCACCAGCCAATGGGGACCTCATCCCACCGTCCCAGGAGAAGTGGGCGTGGTCACCAGCTCCCAGTCAGAGATCAAGGACCTAATTGGTTTATTCTTTATGGTGACCCTGAACCTCATCGCCCTATTGGCCAACGCAGGAGTCATGGTGGCCATTGCCCGCGCCCCTCACTTGAAAAGGTTTGCCTTTGTGTGCCACCTGTGTGCCGTGGACATGCTGTGTGCCATCCTGCTCATGCCCCTGGGCATCCTCACCAGCTCCCCCTACTTTGGCACGGTGGTGTTCACCGTGCTGGAGTGTCAGGTCTACATCTTCCTCAACGTCTTCCTCACCTGCGCCTCCATCCTCACGGTCACGGCCATCAGCGTGGAGCGCTACTTCTACATCGTGCACCCCATGCGCTACGAGATGAAGATGAGCATCAACCTGGCCATGGGGGTCATGCTCCTCATCTGGGTCAAATCCATCCTGCTAGCCCTGGTGCCCCTTTACGGCTGGCCGGCCTATGGGCCCCAGAGCTCCATCGCCGCGTCGCACTGCTCCCTCCACTGGAGCCACGGCCGGCTGCGTCGTCTGTTCGCCGTCCTCTTCAGCGTGGTGTGTTTCCTGTTCCCCGCCCTGGTCATCTTCACCGTGTACGGCAGCGTGTATAAGGTGGCGCGCTCCGCCGCTCTGCAGCAAGCCCCTGGTTCTGCCTgggccacctccacctcctcctcctcctcgggcaACCCCACCAAGCGGCGCTCGGACTCCATCAACAGCCAGACCACCATCATCACCGCGGGACGCAACCTGCCCCAAAGACTGTCCCCGGAGCGGGCCTTCAGTGGGGGCAAGGCCGCCCTCACCCTGGTGGTCATTGTGGGCCAGTTCCTGCTCTGCTGGCTGCCTTACTTCATCTTCCACCTGCACCTGTCGTTCGGAGCCTCGCGGCAGAGCCCGGGCGACGTGGAAGAAGCCGTCACCTGGCTGGCCTACTCCTCCTTCGCCGTCAACCCCTTTTTCTATGGCATGCTTAACAGGCAGATCCGGGAGGAGCTGGTGAAGTTCCGGCGCTGCTGCGGCTCCTCGCGGCCCGTGGAGCTGGGCGCGTCCGGCCAGGAGGGCTCCCTGCAGGAGAACTTCCTCCAGTTCCTCCAGAAGACCGGctgctccacctccagccccaggaACAGCCTGGAGCAGGGGGCCAGGGTCCCGGTGCAGGAGGCCAGGGTGCCGGGACAGATTCCGGAGGAACCTGGCTAG